The Fructilactobacillus myrtifloralis genome segment GGATCAAACGGATATTGATCCCGAAAAAATCACGTTAGACGCTAACTTCAAAGATAACTTGGACTTAGATAGTTTGGATATCTTTGAAATCGTGGATGCCTTAGAAGACAAGTACGACATCGAAATTGATGGCGACGAAGGCATGGAAACGGTTCAAGATTTAGTTGATTACGTAGCTAAGCAACTAGACGAACAAAAATAAGCTGGTAGGAGGCGGTTCGTGTGTTGAAATTCAAAACCGGACGGCTCACCGACTTACAATATCAACCGTATTATCGTCAGTTTCACATCGAGGATAACCAACGCCGGCAAAAAGACGTCGTTGCGCGCATTTTATTGGCCAAGCTGATGGAGTTGCCGGACGACGCCTTGTTAGCGGATGCGGAATTTACGACGATTGCGAATGGAAAGCCGTTGTTTGCGAAGCGAACGACGGCTTTTAACGTTTCGCATTCAGCGGATTTGGTCCTGGTGGCTATTTCTGACCGGCCGTTGGGGGTTGATGTGGAAAAGGTGAAGCCCATCCACTTAAACCGGTTAAAGCGGGCGTTTACGGTCGCAGAGTTAGCTTACTTAGAACAGCTGCCACCGGCGCGCCAGTCGCTGACCATGTTACGGCTGTGGACCGTGAAGGAAGCAGTTCTGAAGGAAACCGGGGCCGGCTTGCCGGGAAAACCCCGGACGGTGATTGTCAACGTCCCTCGGATGGACGTCGCCGAGCAACACGGACAGAAGTTTACGATCAATTTCCTCGCGATTCACGAAGATTACCTGGGCACGGTGGCCCAAAAAGAGGAATAAGACCAGTGGAGGTTCGGACCAGTTAAACAGCACGGAATGAATTCATTCCGTGCTGTTTTTTTGTAGGAAGGATCCGGGGATTAACGTGAGTGGCAATTAACTTTAAATAACATTAATTATTAGGTGGTGGGCAGCGTAATTAATGGTATGATAACAAGTAATCTCGGTTAGTAATCCACTGGTTGGAAGGACCTGGAACCGTGTCCAGATGGTCCAGTCAGAACAACCCACAAGGAGAAGCTGTCATGAACGTGTATTGGAAAAACTCCACCTTCCGGGCCTTAGCCAATTCGAGCTTTTTGAGTGCGATTGGTTCGACGTTGTTTAACTTGGTCTTTCTGGTGTATGCGCAAACGTTACCGTTTAAAACGCTGGCCGTCTCCATTGTTTCGTTTGCTAATCTGGTTCCCACTTTTTTCATGATTTTTAACGGGTACTGGGCAGACCACACGAATCCTAGGCATCGGTTTCGCTATGTGATTGGCTTACGCGGAATCCAGGGTTGTTTATACCTGGGAATTGCGGGTTTATTGCAGGAGCCTGGCACCATGGGGCTGTTTGCGGGGTTAGTGGCGCTTAACGTTATTTCTGATTTACTGGCAGACTATACCATTAATCTCATCATGCACTATGAAAAAATGATCCTGCACGGTCAAACCGAACGCCAGTCCGCACTCGGATTTTCCGCTGGGATGCGGAACATCATCTCGATGGTGTTTCAAGCCGCGGGAGCTAGCTTGATTGTCCTGCTCCACAATAATTTTTCCCTGTTTGCGGTAATCAACGCGCTGTCCTTTTTGCTGGCGGGGCTGGTTTTAGTTCATGACCGCCGGTTATTTCGGCATTTGGATCGCAAAGCCGCGAGCACTCAAGCTGATCAGAATCAAAAAGAGGGGATGCTGGTTAGTTTAGGGCAGTCCTTTCGGACGATCTATGCGAACCACCCGTTATTCATCATGTTACTGCTGGCCCTGGCTTGTAATTCGTTGGGGGCTTCATTAGAGGGGTTAACCGCAGTTTTATTGGCCAACGTGCGGACTCTGTGGCTGGGAAACTTTGCGACCACGGTCGCAGCCGTTAGTATCGTTGGTTCGTTATCAATTACCATTGCAGCGCTGTGGACCAACGACGGGTTACAACGGTTCTCACTTCCAAGTTTGACGGCCGTTAGCATGACGTTTTTAGTGCTGTTCGCGGTTAACATGGTTTGGTGGCAAAGTCCGCTGGTGATGCTAGTGACGATGGCGATTGCTAGTTATCCAATTGGAAAAATTAATCCCCGGGTGCAGAGTGAGATCTTCACCCTAACCGATGCCCAGCATCTCACGGCGACCATGTCGGTAATTTCAACCGTCGTGTTGCTGGGGGCGCCGCTCGGCAATGTGATCTTTTTGGGGATTGCCAACCTCTTTAATCCGCAGGTGGCTTGGATTACATTTGGTGGCGCGGCCGTGGTAGTAACCATGGGGGCTTTTCTGTGCGTGTGGCAGTGGCCCCAGCTGGTGGCTAACCAAGCCCAGCGAGTTAATAAAGAACCTGATTAAAAAAAGCCGGTCTCAAATTCGTGAATTTGAGACCAGCTTTGGTAGTTTAATTAGCGCCGGTGGGTTTGTTCCCGGTCGGGGCCTACCGAATACCATTCGATGGGAACCTGAACGAGTTTTTCAACCGTCGTAATGTAGTTTTGGGCGTTTGCTGGGAGTTGATCAAAGGTGGTGCAGCCCGTGGTACTTTCGTTCCAGCCGGGCAATTCCTGGTAGACCGGTTCGCAGTTATCTAATTCAGTAAGATTAGCGGGGTAGTAATCGATGATTTCCCCGTTGAGCCGGTAGCCCGTGCAGACCTTAATGACGTCTAGTTCGTCTAAGACATCCACACAGTTCATGGCGAGGGCAGTTAAACCAGAAACCCGGGCTGCATGCCGCAGGGCAACTGTATCTAGCCAGCCAATCCGCCGGGGCCGTTTTGTGACCGTCCCGTATTCATGGGCGGTGTCTCTAATGTGATCCCCAATTTGATCTAAAAGTTCGGTTGGGAATGGACCTTCACCAACCCGCGAAGTGTAAGCCTTGCAAACCCCAATCACATCAGTGATCGTGGTTGGACCAAGTCCCGCACCGACGGCGGCGCCTCCGGCAACCGGATTGGAAGAAGTTACGTAGGGATAAGTTCCGTGATCAATGTCTAACATGATCCCCTGAGCACCTTCAAAGAGTAATTGTTCTCCTTGTTGTAAGGCGTGATTCAGTAACACCGAGGTATCGGTCACGTAGGGTTGCATGCGGGCCCCGTACGCTAGGTATTCGGCATAGATCGTGTCGAAGTCCAGCGGTGCAACCCCGTACAGCTTCGTCAGTAATTCGTTTTTTTGCCGCAACGTTTCTTGCAGTTCCCGTTTGAGCGTGACTGGGTCAATCAAATCGGCGACCCGAATCCCGACCCGGGCAATTTTATCCATGTAGGCGGGTCCAATCCCCTTGTGGGTGGTTCCGATTTTATTCGTTCGTTGGGCTTCGCTTAATTCGTCAAACAGAATGTGGTACGGCATAATGATCTGCGCCCGCGAAGAAATGCGCAGGTTGTCAGTCGGAACGCCGTTTTCAGTGAGATAGTCAATTTCTTGAAAGAGCGATTGGGGGTTTAAAACGACCCCGTTTCCAATCACCGCCATTTTATCGGCGTAAAAAATCCCCGAGGGGAGCAATTGCAAGCTAAACTTGTGACCGTTGAACACAATCGTGTGACCGGCGTTATCGCCCCCTTGGTACCGAGCGATAGCATCGGAATCCTTACTAAGATAATCGACGATTTTACCCTTACCTTCATCGCCCCATTGACTACCAACAACTACTGTGACTGACATATAAGCACCTCGTTCATTTTTTTTACCAGTAGCAAGTTTACCAATCTTAACCGGTTAAATCAAGAACTTAACTGATTTTTACGTACTTAAAGTTCGGCTTTTATTTACACGACTGGTAGCGCAGGTGTAGCTGCGGGGCTCTCGTCAGGACTAGTTAGCTGGCTGGACCAACGCGGCTTGAAACTTCGTCTTGAAATCTGGATCCAGGTGCAGGGCGTCGGTGAGATAGTGATCAAAGGAGCCGTAGTGATTGTCAATCGTTGCAAAGGCGTGGGCCAAATAGGCTTGGTCGACGTTTAAAGCGACTTTAAGAACGGCGATTTGCTGGTCAGGAAGTTTACCCGTGAGAGCCGTTAAAATGGCTTCGTTAGCGTCCTTACGCAGTTCGTTGGTTTTGAGGTAGTCGGCATAAATTTGCTGCTCAGAGGCCCCGACTAACTTTAAAATCAAGGCGGCCCCAAACCCAGTGCGATCTTTGCCGGCAAAGCAGTGAAACAGAACCGGCTCGTTGAGGCTGAGAATCTGAGTTAAAAACGTGTGGTAGCCTCGTTGGGCGGACGGACTGAGCACTAGTTGTTCGTAAGTCTGCAACATTGACTGGGTAATGTTGTCAGCGTGGAGGAGCATGTCTTCCAGTGACGCACTACTAGTGGTGGCAGAGGCAAGGATGTCCAGGTTTTCGTTGGTAACGCCCGGCAGTTGGGTATCGGGACTAGCCTGAATTTCTTGGTGACTGCGAAAATCAAAGATGTGGCGCAGGTGACAGTCCTTAGTTAAAAAAGCGACGTCCGAGTCTGTCAGATCAACGAGTTGACCACTCCGAAATAATCGGCCGGAGCGGAGGGTTCCACCGGGAACGTTGATGCCCCCGAGATCTCTGAAGTTAACGATTTTACTGGTTGGCATGTTGTTTTTGCTCCTTTTGCTTGGTCTTTAATTACTAGTATACCAGGTAATTTAGGGGTCGGGGCAACTGGTAAGCACCCCGGACGGAAATTGACAAATGGTTAGAAATCGTTAGAATTGAGGTATTTAAAAGTGGAGGATGGAACAATGATTGAGCGGTATACCCGGGCACCAATGAAGCAAATTTGGAGCATGCAGAATCAG includes the following:
- a CDS encoding MFS transporter, which produces MNVYWKNSTFRALANSSFLSAIGSTLFNLVFLVYAQTLPFKTLAVSIVSFANLVPTFFMIFNGYWADHTNPRHRFRYVIGLRGIQGCLYLGIAGLLQEPGTMGLFAGLVALNVISDLLADYTINLIMHYEKMILHGQTERQSALGFSAGMRNIISMVFQAAGASLIVLLHNNFSLFAVINALSFLLAGLVLVHDRRLFRHLDRKAASTQADQNQKEGMLVSLGQSFRTIYANHPLFIMLLLALACNSLGASLEGLTAVLLANVRTLWLGNFATTVAAVSIVGSLSITIAALWTNDGLQRFSLPSLTAVSMTFLVLFAVNMVWWQSPLVMLVTMAIASYPIGKINPRVQSEIFTLTDAQHLTATMSVISTVVLLGAPLGNVIFLGIANLFNPQVAWITFGGAAVVVTMGAFLCVWQWPQLVANQAQRVNKEPD
- a CDS encoding adenylosuccinate synthase gives rise to the protein MSVTVVVGSQWGDEGKGKIVDYLSKDSDAIARYQGGDNAGHTIVFNGHKFSLQLLPSGIFYADKMAVIGNGVVLNPQSLFQEIDYLTENGVPTDNLRISSRAQIIMPYHILFDELSEAQRTNKIGTTHKGIGPAYMDKIARVGIRVADLIDPVTLKRELQETLRQKNELLTKLYGVAPLDFDTIYAEYLAYGARMQPYVTDTSVLLNHALQQGEQLLFEGAQGIMLDIDHGTYPYVTSSNPVAGGAAVGAGLGPTTITDVIGVCKAYTSRVGEGPFPTELLDQIGDHIRDTAHEYGTVTKRPRRIGWLDTVALRHAARVSGLTALAMNCVDVLDELDVIKVCTGYRLNGEIIDYYPANLTELDNCEPVYQELPGWNESTTGCTTFDQLPANAQNYITTVEKLVQVPIEWYSVGPDREQTHRR
- a CDS encoding tyrosine-protein phosphatase → MPTSKIVNFRDLGGINVPGGTLRSGRLFRSGQLVDLTDSDVAFLTKDCHLRHIFDFRSHQEIQASPDTQLPGVTNENLDILASATTSSASLEDMLLHADNITQSMLQTYEQLVLSPSAQRGYHTFLTQILSLNEPVLFHCFAGKDRTGFGAALILKLVGASEQQIYADYLKTNELRKDANEAILTALTGKLPDQQIAVLKVALNVDQAYLAHAFATIDNHYGSFDHYLTDALHLDPDFKTKFQAALVQPAN
- a CDS encoding acyl carrier protein, with the translated sequence MAEQANKDQILAEIKDIVVDQTDIDPEKITLDANFKDNLDLDSLDIFEIVDALEDKYDIEIDGDEGMETVQDLVDYVAKQLDEQK
- a CDS encoding 4'-phosphopantetheinyl transferase family protein, with product MLKFKTGRLTDLQYQPYYRQFHIEDNQRRQKDVVARILLAKLMELPDDALLADAEFTTIANGKPLFAKRTTAFNVSHSADLVLVAISDRPLGVDVEKVKPIHLNRLKRAFTVAELAYLEQLPPARQSLTMLRLWTVKEAVLKETGAGLPGKPRTVIVNVPRMDVAEQHGQKFTINFLAIHEDYLGTVAQKEE